In Ignavibacteriales bacterium, the following proteins share a genomic window:
- a CDS encoding ATP-binding protein: MNNISLTIEELSAENEFLKERIRYLESAYPGFPKINQPINISEDYKSLGNILTLMCNDLPDMIWVKDLDNNYIFTNKALCNKLLMAKSTDEPIGKSESFFVEREKALHPANANWYTFGEISEESDSRVMNSKKLERFEEFGNVKGEYLFLDIYKAPLVDDLGNIIGTIGCARDNTNEKKLERECKLAKLALTEIEDQYRVTLKAIPDLMFRINLAGVFVDFHANNTGELALPKEKIIGANIKDIFNSDLSEKILGLVKLCIESGNNEVLEYSMNLAGKTNFYESHIVKAGQNEVLAVVRNITTRKKTEITLENERDEMLYLFDSLSELIYVADLNSHEILYTNPFTQRLVKSEAIGKKCYKILYGFDLPCKFCTNAKIKELNGEPYQWEFHNHLLGKDYLITDKIIRWPNGKDVRFEIAIDISHRKNAEKEIIIAKEKAEDMNRLKNSFLANMSHELRTPLIGVMGFAELLSTELVDPELKMRADMIHESGQRLLETLNLVLDLSIIEANKLELELKKVNVSQIVQESIEKFQEYARKKNLYLRTTIKNEMLFAYLDAKIFLQVLSNLLNNAIKYTETGGINLEIVKENYEGNEFAVIRVIDTGIGIPPQSMDIIFEPFRQVSEGYNRKFDGSGLGLTITKKFVQSMNGSIDVESKVGIGSIFKISFPIIVSKPDSLGPIKIVKQKQQPAEISNIAKRRSIPALLFVEDDEINRSVVKLFLKDSYHLDFTSTGENSIEMAQKKKYSAILMDINLAGKMNGLEAAKEIRKLNGYQDIPIIAITACAMVGDRERILNEGCTHYLSKPFSKDKIVKLVDKVLD; encoded by the coding sequence ATGAATAATATTTCTCTAACTATCGAAGAATTATCTGCGGAAAATGAATTTCTTAAAGAGAGAATCAGATATTTAGAATCAGCCTATCCTGGTTTTCCAAAAATCAATCAACCAATTAATATTAGTGAGGATTATAAGTCATTAGGCAATATTTTAACTTTAATGTGTAATGACCTTCCAGATATGATCTGGGTTAAGGATTTGGATAATAATTATATCTTCACTAACAAAGCGCTTTGTAATAAATTGCTGATGGCAAAAAGTACAGATGAACCAATTGGAAAATCAGAATCCTTTTTTGTTGAAAGAGAAAAAGCTTTGCATCCCGCGAATGCGAATTGGTATACTTTCGGAGAAATTAGCGAGGAATCAGATTCCAGGGTAATGAATAGTAAAAAGTTAGAAAGATTTGAAGAATTTGGTAATGTTAAAGGCGAATACTTATTTCTTGATATTTACAAAGCTCCGTTGGTTGATGATCTTGGAAATATTATTGGAACGATTGGATGCGCAAGAGATAATACAAATGAAAAGAAATTAGAAAGAGAATGTAAACTTGCCAAATTAGCATTAACTGAAATTGAAGATCAATATCGGGTAACATTAAAAGCAATTCCTGATTTAATGTTCAGAATTAATCTGGCAGGAGTATTCGTCGATTTCCATGCAAACAATACTGGCGAATTAGCCCTTCCCAAGGAAAAAATAATTGGAGCAAATATAAAAGATATTTTTAACTCCGATCTTTCCGAAAAAATATTAGGATTGGTAAAACTTTGTATAGAATCCGGGAATAATGAAGTGCTGGAATATAGTATGAATCTTGCCGGCAAGACCAATTTTTATGAATCGCATATTGTTAAAGCCGGGCAAAATGAAGTTTTGGCAGTTGTTAGGAACATTACCACAAGAAAAAAAACTGAGATCACGCTGGAAAATGAGAGAGATGAAATGCTTTATCTATTTGATAGTTTAAGTGAGCTAATATACGTGGCGGATTTAAATTCCCATGAAATACTTTATACAAATCCGTTTACTCAACGACTAGTTAAATCTGAGGCTATTGGAAAAAAATGTTATAAAATTTTGTATGGATTTGATTTACCATGTAAATTTTGCACAAATGCAAAGATCAAAGAACTTAATGGCGAACCTTACCAGTGGGAATTCCACAACCATTTGCTTGGTAAAGATTATCTTATTACCGATAAAATAATCAGATGGCCCAATGGTAAAGATGTTCGATTTGAAATTGCGATTGATATTTCCCATAGAAAAAATGCAGAAAAGGAAATTATAATTGCAAAGGAAAAAGCAGAAGATATGAATCGCCTGAAGAATAGTTTTCTTGCTAATATGAGTCATGAACTGCGTACACCACTAATTGGCGTAATGGGTTTTGCTGAATTACTTTCAACTGAGCTTGTTGATCCGGAATTAAAAATGCGTGCTGATATGATTCACGAAAGTGGGCAAAGATTACTTGAAACGCTAAATCTTGTTCTCGATCTTTCTATTATCGAAGCGAATAAACTTGAATTAGAACTAAAGAAAGTTAATGTTTCTCAAATTGTACAAGAATCAATAGAAAAATTTCAGGAGTATGCCAGGAAGAAGAACTTATACCTTAGAACAACCATTAAAAATGAAATGTTGTTTGCTTATCTTGATGCAAAAATATTTTTACAGGTGCTATCTAATCTTTTAAATAACGCGATTAAGTACACAGAAACCGGCGGGATTAATTTAGAAATTGTAAAAGAAAATTATGAGGGAAATGAGTTTGCCGTTATTCGTGTTATAGATACTGGAATCGGAATTCCTCCGCAGAGTATGGATATTATATTTGAACCCTTTAGACAAGTAAGCGAAGGTTATAACCGGAAGTTTGATGGTTCGGGCTTAGGTTTAACTATTACAAAAAAGTTTGTTCAGTCTATGAATGGTTCAATTGATGTTGAAAGTAAAGTAGGTATTGGTTCTATCTTTAAAATAAGTTTTCCAATCATAGTTTCTAAACCTGATTCTTTAGGTCCAATCAAAATAGTAAAGCAAAAACAACAACCAGCAGAAATTTCAAATATCGCTAAAAGAAGAAGCATTCCTGCACTTCTTTTCGTAGAAGATGACGAGATTAATCGCTCAGTTGTTAAACTGTTTCTAAAGGATTCCTATCATCTCGATTTTACTTCTACCGGTGAAAACTCAATTGAAATGGCGCAAAAGAAAAAATATTCCGCAATTCTTATGGATATAAATCTTGCCGGTAAAATGAATGGGCTTGAAGCAGCAAAGGAAATAAGAAAACTAAATGGTTACCAGGACATTCCTATAATTGCCATTACAGCTTGTGCTATGGTTGGTGACAGGGAGAGAATTCTTAATGAAGGTTGCACGCATTATTTATCTAAACCTTTTTCTAAAGATAAAATTGTTAAATTAGTTGATAAAGTGTTGGACTAA